The Populus trichocarpa isolate Nisqually-1 chromosome 2, P.trichocarpa_v4.1, whole genome shotgun sequence genome has a window encoding:
- the LOC18096557 gene encoding EPIDERMAL PATTERNING FACTOR-like protein 9 → MANTRLCYLLSLLFTFILAAFVIQGSRNQELLPYHQSISTPSQEDSQALGGNEEQMSSKRLMIGSTAPTCTYNECRGCKYKCRAEQVPVEGNDPIHSAYHYKCICHR, encoded by the exons ATGGCAAACACTAGACTATGCTACTTACTCTCCCTTCTCTTTACCTTTATTCTTGCAGCGTTTGTTATTCAAG GATCCAGAAATCAAGAGCTGCTGCCTTATCATCAAAGTATCAGTACACCATCACAGGAAGATTCACAGGCGCTG GGTGGCAATGAAGAGCAGATGTCTTCAAAGAGATTGATGATTGGCTCCACAGCTCCGACTTGCACTTACAATGAATGTAGAGGATGCAAATACAAGTGTAGAGCTGAGCAAGTTCCTGTAGAGGGAAACGACCCAATACACAGTGCATACCACTACAAATGTATTTGTCATAGGTGA
- the LOC7459513 gene encoding uncharacterized protein LOC7459513, translating to MTKATEGESVTLDLLKGKMAEFAKERNWDQFHSPRNLLLALVGEVGELSEIFQWRGEVPKGLPDWKEEDKVHLGEELSDVLLYLVRLSDICGIDLGKAALRKVGLNAIKYPVGSKGSSKET from the exons ATGACAAAGGCAACCGAAGGAGAAAGTGTCACTCTTGATCTCCTCAAGGGAAAAATGGCTGAGTTTGCCAAGGAAAGGAACTGGGACCAGTTTCATAGCCCCAGGAACCTGCTGTTGGCTCTG GTGGGTGAAGTTGGAGAATTATCGGAGATATTTCAGTGGAGAGGAGAGGTCCCAAAGGGACTTCCTGATTGGAAAGAAGAGGATAAAGTACATCTTGGTGAAGAGCTCTCAGATGTCTTGCTATACCTTGTCAGGCTCTCTGATATCTGTGGTATTGACCTAGGCAAAGCTGCTCTGAGGAAAGTGGGACTCAATGCCATCAAGTACCCAGTTGGCAGCAAGGGCTCTTCCAAGGAaacataa